Proteins encoded by one window of Sciurus carolinensis chromosome 12, mSciCar1.2, whole genome shotgun sequence:
- the Lefty2 gene encoding left-right determination factor 2 produces MWPLWFCWALWVLPLVGPGEALTEEQVLDSLLQQLQLSQAPILDRADVEGLAMPPDVQDQYVSLLQRSHGDRSRGKRFSQSFREVAGKFLVSEASTHLLVFGMEGRLPPNSELVQAVLRLFQEPVPKAALRKQERPSSRSNRVRVTIEWLRVRDDGSNRTSLIDSRLVSINKSGWKVFDVTEAVNFWQQLRRPRQPLLLQVSVQREHLGPGASNAHKLVRFTAQGAVGAEQTEPQLELHTLDLKDYGAQGNCDPEAPVTQGTRCCRQQTYLDLQGMKWAENWVLEPPGVLTYECVGSCLQLPEPLTIKWPFLGPRQCIASETSSLPMIVNIKEGDRTRPQVVSLPNMRVQKCSCASDGAPAPRGLQP; encoded by the exons ATGTGGCCCCTATGGTTCTGCTGGGCACTCTGGGTGCTGCCACTGGTGGGCCCTGGGGAGGCCCTGACGGAGGAGCAGGTTCTGGACAGCCTGCTACAGCAGCTGCAACTCAGCCAGGCACCCATCCTGGACAGGGCCGATGTCGAGGGACTGGCCATGCCTCCTGATGTGCAGGACCAGTATGTATCCCTGCTGCAGCGCAGCCATGGGGACCGCTCCCGTGGGAAGAGGTTCAGCCAGAGCTTCCGAG AGGTGGCCGGCAAGTTCCTGGTGTCCGAGGCTTCGACGCACCTGCTGGTGTTTGGCATGGAGGGACGACTGCCACCCAACAGCGAACTGGTGCAGGCTGTGCTGCGGCTCTTCCAGGAGCCTGTCCCCAAGGCTGCGCTCCGCAAGCAAGAGAGGCCGTCCTCGCGCAGTAACCGGGTTCGGGTCACCATTGAGTGGCTGCGTGTCCGCGACGATGGCTCTAACCGCACCTCCCTCATAGACTCCAG GCTGGTGTCCATCAATAAGAGCGGCTGGAAGGTCTTCGACGTGACCGAGGCCGTGAACTTCTGGCAGCAGCTGAGACGGCCTCGGCAGCCTCTGCTGCTGCAGGTGTCGGTGCAGAGGGAGCATCTGGGTCCAGGGGCCTCGAACGCCCACAAACTGGTCCGCTTCACCGCGCAGGGGGCAGTGGGCGCTGAGCAGACCGAGCCCCAGCTGGAGTTGCACACGCTGGACCTCAAGGACTACGG AGCTCAAGGCAATTGTGACCCCGAAGCACCAGTGACCCAGGGCACCCGCTGCTGCCGCCAGCAGACATACTTGGACCTCCAGGGGATGAAGTGGGCTGAGAACTGGGTCCTGGAGCCCCCTGGCGTCTTGACCTATGAGTGTGTGGGCAGCTGCCTGCAGCTCCCAGAGCCCCTGACCATCAAGTGGCCATTTCTTGGACCAAGACAGTGCATCGCTTCAGAGACATCCTCACTGCCCATGATTGTGAACATCAAGGAAGGAGACAGGACCAGGCCCCAGGTGGTCAGCCTGCCCAACATGCGGGTGCAGAAGTGCAGCTGTGCCTCAGATGGAGCCCCTGCACCAAGGGGGCTCCAGCCCTAG
- the Pycr2 gene encoding pyrroline-5-carboxylate reductase 2 — translation MSVGFIGAGQLTCALARGFTAAGILSAHKIIASSPEMDLPTVSVLRKMGVNMTRSNKETVRHSDVLFLAVKPHIIPFVLDEIGANVQARHIVVSCAAGVTISSVEKKLMAFQPTPKVIRCMTNTPVVVREGATVYATGTHALVEDGQLLEQLMSSVGFCTEVEEDLIDAITGLSGSGPAYAFMALDALADGGVKMGVPRRLAVRLGAQALLGAAKMLLDSEDHPGQLKDNVCSPGGATIHALHVLESGGFRSLLINAVEASCIRTRELQSMADQEKISPAAVKKTLLDRVKLESSTVPAQTPSSPGKLLTRSPALGGKKD, via the exons ATGAGCGTGGGTTTTATCGGCGCTGGCCAGCTGACCTGCGCTCTGGCGCGGGGCTTTACCGCCGCAG GTATCCTGTCGGCTCACAAGATAATAGCCAGCTCCCCGGAAATGGACCTGCCTACCGTGTCCGTGCTCAGG AAAATGGGTGTGAACATGACCCGTAGCAACAAGGAGACAGTTAGGCACAGTGATGTCCTGTTCCTGGCTGTGAAACCACACATCATCCCCTTTGTCCTGGATGAGATTGGGGCCAATGTACAGGCCAGGCATATTGTGGTCTCCTGTGCGGCCGGTGTCACCATCAGCTCTGTGGAGAAG AAACTGATGGCATTCCAGCCGACCCCCAAAGTGATTCGCTGCATGACCAACACACCTGTGGTGGTGCGGGAGGGTGCCACAGTGTATGCCACTGGCACCCACGCCCTGGTGGAAGATGGGCAGCTACTGGAGCAGCTTATGAGCAGTGTGGGCTTCTGCACAGAGGTGGAAGAGGACCTGATCGATGCCATCACAGGGCTTAGCGGCAGCGGGCCTGCCTAT GCGTTCATGGCCCTGGATGCGTTGGCGGATGGTGGGGTGAAGATGGGTGTGCCGAGGCGTCTCGCAGTTCGATTAGGGGCCCAGGCCTTACTG GGAGCTGCCAAGATGCTACTGGATTCCGAGGACCATCCAGGCCAGCTCAAGGATAATGTCTGCTCCCCTGGCGGGGCCACCATCCATGCCCTGCACGTCCTAGAGAGTGGGGGCTTCCGTTCTCTGCTCATCAATGCAGTTGAGGCTTCCTGTATCCGAACGCG AGAGCTACAGTCCATGGCTGACCAAGAAAAGATCTCTCCAGCTGCTGTTAAGAAGACCCTCCTAGACAGAGTGAAGCTGGAATCCTCCACAGTGCCCGCACAGACCCCCTCCAGCCCAGGAAAGCTCCTCACAAGAAGCCCAGCCCTGGGAGGCAAGAAGGACTAA